The proteins below are encoded in one region of Triticum aestivum cultivar Chinese Spring chromosome 1B, IWGSC CS RefSeq v2.1, whole genome shotgun sequence:
- the LOC123082582 gene encoding uncharacterized protein, producing the protein MMKHFTTVLASLLVVAGLAATAAGVRFEATNNASTTPGGQRFDEEYGVGYAVQVMSEASFFVWKIFNQTAPEDRRAAMDDRVKLVVNFVNTNILAFERDSESSITLNAGYVNNITGDVRTLVTGLLYHEVTHVWQWGQQDTNQTHSWIYEGVADFVRLRAGYAAPYWVQPGEGSSWDMSYSVTAWFLDYCDQLRPGFVAVLNERLKDGYSDDDFLQIMGKPVQELWRDYKAKYGG; encoded by the coding sequence ATGATGAAGCACTTCACCACAGTGTTGGCTTCCTTACTTGTGGTCGCCGGCCTCGCTGCCACGGCTGCCGGTGTGAGGTTCGAGGCGACGAACAACGCGTCGACAACCCCCGGCGGACAGCGCTTCGACGAGGAATACGGCGTGGGCTACGCGGTGCAGGTCATGTCGGAGGCCTCCTTCTTTGTCTGGAAAATCTTCAACCAGACGGCGCCCGAGGACCGCAGAGCCGCCATGGACGACCGCGTCAAGCTCGTCGTCAACTTCGTAAACACCAACATCCTCGCCTTCGAACGCGACAGCGAGAGCAGCATCACGCTCAATGCGGGCTACGTCAACAACATCACCGGCGACGTGAGGACGCTGGTGACGGGGCTGCTGTACCACGAGGTGACGCACGTGTGGCAGTGGGGGCAGCAGGACACGAACCAGACCCACAGCTGGATCTACGAGGGGGTCGCCGACTTCGTTCGGCTCCGTGCCGGCTATGCGGCGCCGTACTGGGTGCAGCCGGGGGAGGGGAGCAGCTGGGACATGAGCTATTCCGTCACGGCGTGGTTCCTGGACTACTGCGACCAGCTGAGGCCGGGGTTCGTGGCGGTGCTCAACGAGAGGCTCAAGGACGGCTACAGCGACGATGATTTCCTGCAGATTATGGGCAAGCCCGTGCAGGAGCTGTGGAGGGATTACAAGGCCAAGTACGGCGGCTAG
- the LOC123100994 gene encoding probable F-box protein At1g53815, with protein sequence MFQTNTRRRRPSSLEDPCPVLPDDVIEDILARLPAKAVHRCRCLSRTWSATLASGDFANLHLRLANRHGGPRILFVENWGSTYHCRPKVQVGSPDNPGRTTLMELPHIHDVGGRPTGNLLPRLVTQQCRGLFILQAGRTHYVLNPSTGRMAALPESPDKGDHRSRHLGLGYDTRTMTHKAVRVCCLPESVKYEVYEINSVPALWRPAKGCAPEKPPLDWVDNRYDLSVFEQGHVYWLARHKLDLSRKTCSSSSSTLTMRRLDPCRHCRHSSWIEDAFTIATT encoded by the coding sequence ATGTTCCAAACAAACACCCGCCGGCGGCGGCCGTCGTCCTTGGAGGATCCATGCCCGGTCCTCCCCGACGACGTCATCGAGGACATCTTGGCGCGGCTGCCGGCCAAGGCAGTGCACAGATGCCGCTGCCTCTCTCGCACCTGGTCCGCCACGCTCGCCTCCGGCGACTTCGCcaacctccacctccgcctcgccAACCGCCACGGCGGCCCAAGGATCCTGTTCGTGGAGAACTGGGGCTCAACCTACCACTGCCGCCCGAAAGTGCAGGTGGGGTCGCCGGATAACCCTGGTCGTACGACTCTGATGGAGCTCCCCCATATTCACGATGTTGGCGGCCGCCCCACGGGGAACCTCCTCCCGCGCCTCGTCACGCAGCAGTGCCGTGGCCTCTTCATCCTCCAAGCCGGAAGGACGCACTACGTGCTCAACCCGTCTACCGGCAGGATGGCAGCTCTGCCGGAGAGCCCGGACAAGGGCGACCACCGTAGCAGACACCTAGGGCTAGGCTACGACACGCGCACCATGACGCACAAAGCTGTGCGCGTCTGCTGCCTCCCGGAATCCGTGAAATATGAGGTCTACGAGATCAACTCCGTCCCGGCGCTTTGGAGGCCGGCCAAGGGTTGTGCTCCTGAGAAACCACCGCTGGACTGGGTAGACAACCGCTACGACCTGAGCGTCTTTGAGCAAGGGCACGTGTATTGGTTGGCCAGGCATAAGCTTGATCTCAGTCGGAAGACCTGTTCGTCTTCTTCTTCAACCTTGACAATGAGACGTTTGGATCCATGCCGTCATTGCCGTCATTCGTCATGGATAGAGGATGCATTCACCATCGCTACAACTTGA